From Gemmatimonadaceae bacterium, the proteins below share one genomic window:
- a CDS encoding terminase small subunit, whose translation MAEKSKSSAVAEKTANKTAKLAPPSGRNGNRLPVGAHSGNTGGKPGRSGRPSRAFKATIAELQRDPDLHDALREAASDPNHKNFAAAWGVITKFGPLDDGQQPAMTPEQAMQLIAERLSVAAERRKAAIMMRVDMRTGAPAGCGLTAKQGRFVDEYLIDLNATQAAIRAGYSERTARFIGAENLTKPNIAAAIAARTAEVCERLGLTKEWVLTRLKENVERAMQAEPVKDSKGKETGEYTYQGAAANKALELLGKHVGLFTDKLDVDFNDLSSISDAELERRRRELRLV comes from the coding sequence ATGGCTGAGAAGTCGAAATCGTCTGCTGTCGCTGAGAAAACCGCGAACAAAACCGCGAAGCTTGCACCGCCATCAGGTAGGAACGGAAACAGGTTGCCGGTTGGGGCGCACTCCGGCAACACTGGTGGCAAGCCTGGACGCTCCGGTAGGCCAAGCAGGGCGTTCAAGGCGACGATCGCCGAGCTGCAACGCGACCCCGATCTCCACGACGCGCTACGCGAGGCTGCCTCCGACCCGAACCACAAGAACTTCGCCGCGGCCTGGGGTGTCATCACGAAGTTCGGCCCCTTGGACGATGGTCAGCAACCGGCGATGACGCCGGAGCAGGCGATGCAACTCATCGCGGAGCGCCTGAGTGTGGCCGCTGAGCGTCGGAAGGCGGCTATCATGATGAGAGTGGACATGCGAACCGGGGCGCCCGCAGGATGCGGCCTGACCGCCAAGCAGGGGCGCTTCGTCGATGAGTACCTGATCGACCTCAACGCGACGCAGGCGGCGATTCGGGCCGGCTACAGCGAGCGAACGGCCCGGTTCATCGGCGCAGAGAACCTAACAAAACCCAACATTGCCGCGGCGATCGCAGCGCGTACGGCCGAGGTGTGCGAGCGCCTTGGGCTCACGAAGGAGTGGGTGCTGACGCGTCTCAAGGAGAATGTTGAGCGGGCGATGCAGGCGGAGCCGGTGAAGGACAGCAAGGGCAAGGAAACCGGCGAGTATACGTACCAGGGCGCGGCGGCCAACAAGGCCCTGGAACTGCTGGGCAAGCACGTCGGCCTGTTTACCGACAAGTTGGACGTGGACTTCAATGACCTGTCCAGCATTTCGGACGCGGAACTCGAGCGGCGGCGGCGTGAGTTGCGGCTAGTGTGA